A genomic stretch from Anabrus simplex isolate iqAnaSimp1 chromosome 2, ASM4041472v1, whole genome shotgun sequence includes:
- the LOC137498582 gene encoding uncharacterized protein, translating into MGSSIPCTSTVVASGPAEEWTAFSPSNLKMPLHPALKVQPHTEVEESSDKVTPPITPSSHSHKKNVPTRNQTKRLKSSHNSLLQAKLDLVSLQARIFKQQNRRHLAEHRMRMKLLRLKYMAAKKRQM; encoded by the exons ATGGGATCAAGTATACCATGCACGAGTACAGTG GTGGCCTCTGGACCTGCGGAGGAATGGACTGCATTTAGCCCTAGTAATTTGAAGATGCCACTTCATCCCGCTCTGAAGGTGCAGCCTCATACAGAGGTGGAAGAATCCTCAG ATAAAGTTACTCCGCCTATTACACCATCCAGCCACAGCCACAAAAAGAATGTGCCCACGAGGAATCAGACTAAACGTTTGAAGTCCAGCCACAACAGTCTCCTGCAGGCAAAGCTGGACTTGGTCTCACTCCAGGCAAGGAttttcaaacagcaaaatagaaGACATCTTGCTGAGCACAGAATGCGAATGAAGCTGCTCAGATTGAAATATATGGCTGCCAAGAAAAGGCAGATGTAA